A stretch of the Bacteroidia bacterium genome encodes the following:
- a CDS encoding M20/M25/M40 family metallo-hydrolase has protein sequence MPVKISHTWFSSILAGSLPVLLYLCCFTTLAQEPDAFPLSYARGIVDTLSSPSMHGRGYYKNGDKLAASYIGTQFSGMKLKWSYQDVPVSIVSFPKKISCSLDQTDLEPGKEFIADAGCRTVKGTFPVEKVDSSIALTVQSAQQFISRDLSGKALLLLHEKVKNKELKERLMGLVRLSNASLIIFADERLTHSVAVNLEEVPAIHVLQTLIRYDLVNITVNIRSKVLKNYPVRNVIAQLEGRVKDSFVVYAAHYDHLGRMGPEVYFPGANDNASGVAMLMCLARHYAKNPPHYSILFIAFGGEEAGLVGSRYYTQHPTIDLAKVKFMINFDILGTGDEGITVVNATRHETDFKQLQLINAQHSFLKEVKPRGPAANSDHYWFAEKGIPAFFIYTLGGIKAYHDVHDRRETLPLTEFSNLFLLLLSFHSHLEP, from the coding sequence ATGCCTGTGAAGATTTCACACACCTGGTTCAGCAGTATTTTGGCAGGTAGCCTGCCGGTACTGCTTTACCTTTGCTGTTTTACAACTCTTGCTCAGGAACCTGATGCATTTCCGCTATCGTACGCACGAGGAATTGTAGACACCCTCAGCTCCCCATCCATGCACGGCAGGGGATACTATAAAAACGGTGACAAACTGGCTGCATCCTATATCGGTACGCAGTTCTCAGGCATGAAACTAAAGTGGTCGTACCAGGATGTTCCCGTTTCCATTGTCAGTTTCCCGAAAAAAATAAGCTGCAGTCTGGACCAAACGGATCTGGAGCCTGGAAAAGAATTCATCGCTGATGCGGGATGCCGGACCGTGAAAGGTACCTTTCCGGTGGAGAAAGTAGATAGCAGTATTGCACTTACCGTACAATCGGCTCAACAATTTATCTCCCGCGATCTTAGCGGAAAAGCCCTGCTGCTGCTGCATGAAAAAGTAAAAAACAAAGAACTGAAGGAACGGTTGATGGGCCTGGTACGGCTTTCGAACGCCTCCCTTATCATTTTCGCAGATGAACGCCTGACCCATTCCGTGGCGGTAAATCTTGAAGAAGTACCTGCTATTCACGTACTGCAAACCCTGATCCGTTACGATCTGGTGAACATCACCGTGAACATACGCAGCAAGGTGCTGAAAAACTATCCAGTACGCAATGTGATTGCACAGCTGGAGGGCAGGGTAAAAGACAGTTTCGTTGTTTACGCTGCGCATTATGATCATTTAGGAAGAATGGGGCCCGAAGTGTACTTCCCGGGCGCCAACGATAATGCCAGCGGTGTGGCTATGCTGATGTGCCTTGCACGCCATTACGCGAAAAATCCTCCGCACTATTCCATACTCTTTATAGCTTTCGGAGGCGAAGAGGCAGGTCTGGTGGGCTCCCGGTATTACACACAGCATCCCACCATTGATCTGGCAAAAGTGAAATTTATGATCAACTTCGATATTCTTGGTACCGGAGATGAAGGGATTACCGTTGTCAATGCTACACGGCATGAAACTGATTTCAAGCAATTACAGCTGATCAATGCTCAGCACAGTTTCCTGAAAGAAGTAAAACCGCGGGGGCCGGCCGCCAATAGTGATCACTACTGGTTTGCCGAGAAAGGAATACCGGCATTTTTCATTTATACACTGGGAGGAATCAAAGCGTATCATGATGTACATGACCGGAGGGAAACATTACCTTTAACAGAATTCAGCAATCTCTTTTTATTACTCTTATCGTTTCATAGCCACCTCGAACCGTGA
- the rsmI gene encoding 16S rRNA (cytidine(1402)-2'-O)-methyltransferase — MTLRGIRILKECDGILAEDTRVTVNLLKHFEIGTPMTSFHAFNEHRSLDAIIQRLQSGEVLAMVSDAGTPGISDPAFLLVRECIRRNIPVECLPGATAFVPALVQSGLPCDEFIFAGFLPVKKGRKTALEELAQQSRTVVVYESPHRIVKTLTELVLHFGEERQACVCRELSKLHEEVIRGPLRELITHFTDKTPKGELVVLISGVAKRKKNAEEKE, encoded by the coding sequence ATGACCCTCCGGGGTATCCGGATTCTGAAGGAATGCGACGGCATTCTGGCAGAGGACACACGTGTTACCGTAAATCTGCTGAAACATTTTGAGATCGGAACACCGATGACTTCCTTTCATGCTTTCAACGAACACCGCTCCCTGGATGCGATTATACAGCGCCTGCAGTCGGGGGAAGTACTGGCTATGGTCAGCGATGCAGGAACGCCCGGCATCTCGGATCCCGCCTTTTTACTCGTGAGAGAGTGCATACGGCGGAATATCCCCGTGGAATGTTTGCCCGGCGCCACTGCCTTTGTTCCCGCCCTGGTACAAAGCGGTCTCCCCTGCGACGAATTTATATTTGCAGGTTTTCTTCCGGTGAAGAAGGGAAGGAAAACCGCACTGGAAGAACTGGCACAGCAGTCGCGCACAGTGGTAGTATATGAATCTCCCCACCGCATTGTAAAAACTCTGACGGAACTGGTGCTTCATTTCGGAGAGGAACGGCAGGCTTGTGTATGCCGTGAATTATCCAAACTGCATGAAGAGGTCATCCGCGGGCCGCTCCGGGAACTGATCACACACTTCACGGATAAAACACCGAAAGGGGAGTTGGTTGTGCTGATTTCCGGAGTCGCTAAAAGAAAAAAAAATGCAGAGGAAAAAGAGTAA
- the corA gene encoding magnesium/cobalt transporter CorA: protein MQRKKSKTGFDPGTLVYRGKEHPEGKGIHISRMSYNSEELEEKAFSQLSDCLEDLKKGNITWINVDGVHKTEVIESVGEKFRIHPLTLEDIVNTEQRPKFEDYGHYILCVLHMMHYEHRVVSEQLSILVFENLVITFQEADGGDAFDYIRTRLRQNKGKIRKMGSDYLAYSLLDAVVDTYFTILEKIGDRIEVLEESLVAQPKDITLHQLHSLKREMIFLRKGVWPLRELLNNMERSESELITKTTDLYLRDLYDHTIRVIDTVETYRDLLSGMMDIYLSSLSNKMNQVMKVLTIISTLFIPVTFIAGIYGMNFRYMPELASPNGYWITLVLMGSIIVGLLFWFRYKKWL from the coding sequence ATGCAGAGGAAAAAGAGTAAAACAGGATTTGACCCCGGAACACTGGTATACCGGGGAAAAGAACATCCTGAAGGAAAGGGCATCCATATCAGCCGCATGAGCTACAACAGCGAGGAGCTGGAGGAAAAGGCTTTTTCTCAGCTCAGCGACTGTCTGGAAGATTTGAAAAAAGGGAATATAACCTGGATCAATGTAGACGGGGTGCATAAAACCGAGGTGATAGAATCAGTAGGAGAAAAATTCAGGATTCATCCACTGACTCTTGAAGATATTGTAAATACCGAACAACGTCCGAAGTTTGAAGATTACGGCCACTATATTCTTTGCGTGTTGCACATGATGCACTACGAGCACCGGGTGGTGTCGGAGCAGCTGTCTATTTTAGTTTTCGAGAACCTGGTCATCACCTTTCAGGAGGCCGACGGAGGAGACGCCTTCGATTACATACGTACCCGGTTGCGTCAGAATAAAGGGAAAATACGCAAAATGGGATCAGATTATCTTGCCTACAGTCTTCTGGACGCTGTGGTGGATACCTATTTTACCATTCTGGAGAAAATAGGCGACCGGATTGAAGTGCTGGAAGAATCTCTTGTGGCCCAGCCCAAAGACATTACCCTGCATCAGCTTCACTCGCTGAAAAGAGAAATGATCTTTCTCCGTAAAGGGGTGTGGCCCTTACGGGAACTGTTGAACAATATGGAGCGGAGCGAGAGTGAACTGATCACAAAAACCACCGATTTGTACCTGCGTGATCTGTATGATCACACCATCCGTGTAATAGATACAGTGGAAACATACCGTGATCTGCTTTCAGGAATGATGGATATTTATCTCTCAAGCCTGAGCAATAAAATGAACCAGGTAATGAAGGTCCTGACCATTATTTCCACCCTGTTCATCCCCGTTACGTTTATCGCCGGAATCTACGGTATGAATTTCCGCTACATGCCGGAATTGGCATCTCCCAACGGATACTGGATAACATTGGTACTTATGGGAAGTATTATCGTAGGACTTCTCTTCTGGTTCCGTTATAAAAAATGGCTGTGA
- a CDS encoding toxin-antitoxin system YwqK family antitoxin, translating into MKALMLPLLLFSGLSVPAQRGLPADTNVIGAGGKKTGFWIENSGLNRTQGWYADGQKQGNWVSYHAGGTPSQIEYYANGRRNGLVLTMDIHGKMTREEYFTNDTLDGVSKTYHDNMRLKSEIGYKMGRLHGVYKLCYIDGTMQEHSYFINGKKEGKAKWFYSTGQVLTEYNYVSGKLEGIQKTFYKSGKVQSEINAVNNEFDGMYKEFYENGAVKATVLYLKGKKQGAYKEVSEDQKTVYRTCTYKDGEYNGEYKEFHPTGKPKVTGKYVMGKKEGEWKEWDEDGKLTSRKYKNDIAQ; encoded by the coding sequence ATGAAAGCCTTGATGCTCCCTCTCCTGCTTTTCAGCGGACTCTCCGTGCCGGCACAGCGTGGTTTACCGGCTGATACAAATGTTATCGGCGCGGGTGGTAAAAAAACGGGGTTCTGGATAGAAAATTCCGGACTGAACCGGACACAGGGATGGTATGCCGACGGTCAGAAGCAGGGAAACTGGGTCAGCTATCATGCCGGTGGCACCCCCTCCCAGATTGAGTACTATGCGAACGGCCGCCGGAATGGTCTCGTGCTCACCATGGATATTCACGGGAAGATGACGCGTGAGGAGTATTTCACGAACGATACACTCGACGGTGTGTCTAAAACCTATCACGATAATATGCGTCTGAAGAGCGAGATCGGTTACAAAATGGGCCGTTTGCACGGTGTATACAAACTCTGTTACATTGATGGTACCATGCAGGAACATTCCTATTTTATCAACGGCAAGAAGGAAGGAAAAGCCAAGTGGTTCTATTCCACCGGACAAGTACTTACAGAGTACAACTATGTGAGCGGGAAGCTGGAGGGAATCCAGAAAACATTCTATAAAAGCGGAAAGGTGCAGAGTGAAATAAATGCTGTTAACAACGAATTTGACGGCATGTATAAAGAGTTTTATGAAAACGGTGCCGTGAAAGCAACTGTGCTGTACCTGAAAGGCAAAAAGCAGGGAGCATACAAGGAGGTAAGTGAAGATCAGAAAACGGTGTACCGGACCTGTACATACAAAGACGGGGAATACAACGGAGAGTACAAGGAATTCCATCCCACAGGCAAGCCGAAAGTTACCGGTAAATATGTGATGGGAAAGAAAGAGGGTGAATGGAAAGAATGGGATGAAGACGGCAAGCTCACCTCAAGAAAATATAAGAACGATATTGCACAATAA
- a CDS encoding ABC transporter substrate-binding protein: MKRLIYLLAAGAMALSSCGPDEGSGGEKKDAKGNVFYGDVLKMNEVEDFRSLYPLDVTEVTSQRIANQIYEGLVRLSQADLKVIPGLAEKWEKNADATVWTFYLRQNASFHDDECFPDGKGRAVTAEDFKYSFDKLCESKANNQQFYVTFKDRVQGANEYFESTAKGSPMAGGVSGVKVLDPYTLQITLNFPFAGFDNILTMPGCWVFPKEAVDKYGENMRTKCVGTGPFRVKTIEEGNVVVLERNNNYWATDEFGNQLPYLDGVKFTFIKEKKQEMLAFRQGEVDMIFRIPTEMHGQILSEFKDAKGGNTPFVLQMVPAMSLTYYGFQNQGQVFNNKKVRQAFNYAIDRDKIIGNILKGEGIAGKYGMVPPVDNFSDKGYEFEKLKGYSFEPDMARKLLADAGFPNGKGFPSVTLQINSGGADRNVLTAQLIQSQLKEVLNINVEIDMMPFAQHLDKLETGKTDFWRTGWIADYPDPETFLTILYGTHVPAKLEERSSVNSVRFLNARFDSLFGAAMREVDDKRRYDLYLMADQVALEEAAYMPIFYEENYRLVQNWVKNFDANAMEYRDMTRVFVDPKIKGKFEKGKK; encoded by the coding sequence ATGAAGCGACTCATTTATCTTTTAGCGGCAGGTGCCATGGCATTGTCATCCTGCGGTCCGGATGAAGGATCCGGCGGTGAGAAAAAAGACGCCAAGGGAAATGTTTTTTACGGAGATGTTTTGAAGATGAATGAAGTGGAAGACTTCAGAAGTCTTTATCCTTTGGATGTTACGGAGGTCACTTCCCAGCGTATCGCCAACCAGATTTACGAGGGTCTTGTAAGGCTCAGCCAGGCTGATCTGAAGGTAATTCCTGGCTTAGCTGAAAAGTGGGAGAAGAACGCGGATGCCACCGTTTGGACTTTCTACCTTCGTCAGAACGCCTCCTTTCACGATGACGAGTGTTTTCCTGACGGGAAGGGTCGTGCGGTTACTGCAGAGGATTTCAAATATTCATTTGATAAACTGTGTGAGTCGAAAGCAAACAACCAGCAGTTCTATGTAACCTTTAAAGACCGTGTACAGGGGGCCAATGAATATTTCGAGTCCACTGCAAAAGGCTCTCCCATGGCAGGGGGTGTTTCGGGTGTAAAAGTGCTGGACCCATACACCCTCCAGATCACATTGAATTTTCCCTTTGCAGGATTCGATAACATTCTTACGATGCCCGGATGCTGGGTGTTTCCGAAGGAAGCCGTGGATAAATACGGGGAGAACATGCGTACCAAATGTGTGGGCACCGGTCCGTTCAGGGTGAAAACCATTGAAGAAGGAAATGTGGTGGTTCTGGAGCGCAATAATAATTACTGGGCAACGGATGAATTCGGCAATCAGCTTCCATACCTCGACGGAGTTAAATTTACTTTCATCAAGGAGAAAAAGCAGGAAATGCTCGCCTTCCGTCAGGGAGAGGTGGATATGATTTTCCGTATTCCCACCGAAATGCACGGACAGATCCTCAGCGAATTCAAAGATGCCAAAGGCGGAAACACGCCGTTTGTGCTTCAGATGGTGCCTGCCATGTCGCTGACGTATTACGGATTCCAGAACCAGGGTCAGGTATTTAATAACAAGAAAGTGCGGCAGGCATTTAATTATGCTATAGACCGAGACAAGATCATCGGGAATATTCTCAAAGGCGAAGGCATTGCGGGAAAATACGGAATGGTGCCACCGGTGGATAATTTTTCTGATAAAGGATATGAGTTTGAAAAACTGAAGGGCTATTCGTTTGAGCCTGATATGGCAAGAAAACTTTTAGCTGACGCCGGCTTTCCGAACGGAAAGGGATTTCCTTCTGTTACTCTTCAGATCAATTCCGGCGGTGCTGACCGTAACGTGCTTACTGCGCAGCTGATTCAGAGCCAGCTCAAGGAAGTGCTCAACATCAACGTTGAGATTGATATGATGCCGTTTGCCCAGCACCTTGATAAACTCGAAACCGGGAAAACAGATTTCTGGAGAACGGGATGGATCGCAGATTATCCGGATCCTGAGACCTTCCTGACGATTCTTTACGGTACCCATGTTCCTGCCAAACTTGAAGAGCGTTCTTCTGTTAACTCCGTGCGCTTTCTTAACGCACGATTCGATTCACTGTTCGGCGCAGCAATGAGAGAAGTAGATGATAAAAGACGTTACGATCTGTACCTGATGGCAGATCAGGTTGCCTTGGAAGAGGCAGCATACATGCCGATATTTTACGAGGAGAATTACCGCCTGGTACAGAACTGGGTTAAAAACTTTGACGCAAATGCCATGGAATACCGCGACATGACCCGCGTGTTTGTGGATCCAAAGATCAAAGGAAAGTTCGAAAAGGGGAAGAAATAA
- the xth gene encoding exodeoxyribonuclease III: protein MRIISYNVNGIRAAMGKGLAEWLKATDADVLCLQEIKATPDVVDSSPFSALGYELYWYPAEKKGYSGTAIFTRHRPDHVEYGTGMKAYDAEGRFIRIDLGELSIMSTYFPSGTTGDLRQDFKYRFLDDFYEYIQKLRKKRPQLIIGGDYNICHRPIDIHNPVSNASSSGFLPEERAWMSKFIQSGFIDTFRHFNPEPHQYTWWSFRANARAKNLGWRIDYNMASESLSGNLKRAAILPEAKHSDHCPVLLELK from the coding sequence ATGAGGATCATCTCTTATAATGTGAACGGGATCAGGGCGGCCATGGGAAAAGGTCTGGCTGAATGGCTGAAGGCAACGGATGCGGATGTGCTTTGTCTGCAGGAGATCAAAGCTACACCGGACGTGGTGGATTCGTCACCCTTTTCCGCACTTGGATATGAATTGTACTGGTATCCTGCAGAGAAGAAGGGATACAGCGGCACAGCCATTTTTACACGTCACCGGCCGGATCATGTTGAGTACGGTACCGGCATGAAGGCATATGATGCCGAGGGCAGGTTCATCCGTATTGATCTTGGCGAACTATCCATTATGAGTACGTATTTCCCCAGCGGAACAACCGGAGACCTGCGTCAGGATTTCAAATACCGGTTCCTGGATGATTTCTATGAGTATATTCAAAAGCTCCGGAAGAAGCGACCGCAACTTATCATCGGGGGAGATTACAACATTTGCCATCGCCCGATTGATATTCACAATCCTGTTTCAAATGCCAGTAGTTCCGGTTTCCTTCCGGAGGAAAGAGCATGGATGAGCAAGTTCATTCAATCCGGCTTCATTGATACTTTCCGGCATTTTAATCCGGAGCCCCATCAGTATACCTGGTGGAGTTTCAGGGCCAATGCGAGGGCTAAAAATCTGGGATGGAGAATTGATTACAACATGGCCTCGGAAAGTCTTTCAGGCAATCTTAAACGGGCCGCTATCCTCCCGGAGGCTAAACATTCGGATCATTGCCCGGTTCTGCTGGAATTGAAATAG
- a CDS encoding recombinase family protein, which yields MSELEIFHQFGKGELTKSTRTGNCVIYTRVSTKEQADNNMSLTTQKKSCINFAIKNKYIVLGEFGGTYESAKNDERKEFNRMLQFVKKSKEKISYIVVYSVDRFSRSGANAIYIKEQLRTSGIHIVAVTQPTDSETASGSLQQNIQFIFSEYDNQVRREKCINGTREALLRGEWIQHTPLGYDSVRINNKRIITVNKKGELLKKAFEWKAQGITSEEIRERLAKLGLKIPNQTMSGILHNPFYCGLMSHNTLEGQVIQGTHPAIISKELFLQVHGIMTKDRSGGYKCKKENEFLPLKNFLRCDHCESRIPGYIVKKKNLWYYKCRTKGCYNNVSAKMLHSRFEKILSYFTLGGDHMEQLLMDQFKGTYRKLNAEKEDFSSLLRTRIAEVQGKLDRLEERFVLEEISGEQYTKFQAKLREEKVGIEQELQKAGQQVSNLDLAVKNLFKYAKNLSVYWGSAAYYEKVQAQYWMFPEGISYSKKDDKCRTKKIDCAMLYIALLAQDLGQKKIGIPELNIKYPDLVPGIGVEPI from the coding sequence ATGAGTGAATTAGAAATTTTCCATCAATTTGGAAAGGGGGAACTAACAAAATCAACCCGAACAGGAAATTGCGTAATCTATACACGCGTTTCAACAAAGGAACAAGCCGACAACAATATGAGTCTTACGACTCAAAAGAAATCGTGCATCAATTTTGCAATAAAAAATAAGTACATCGTCTTGGGGGAGTTTGGTGGAACTTATGAAAGTGCAAAAAACGATGAGCGAAAGGAATTTAATCGGATGCTTCAATTTGTAAAAAAGAGTAAAGAGAAAATTTCCTACATAGTTGTTTACAGCGTTGATCGATTTTCTCGATCAGGAGCGAATGCTATTTATATAAAGGAGCAACTTCGAACTTCAGGAATTCATATTGTTGCAGTAACTCAACCTACCGATTCAGAAACCGCGAGTGGAAGTTTGCAACAAAACATTCAATTCATTTTTTCTGAATACGATAATCAGGTGCGTAGAGAGAAATGCATTAACGGAACGCGTGAAGCGTTATTAAGAGGAGAATGGATTCAGCACACCCCACTCGGTTATGATAGCGTTAGGATAAACAACAAGCGCATCATTACCGTAAATAAAAAAGGGGAACTACTGAAGAAAGCTTTTGAATGGAAGGCGCAGGGAATTACTTCTGAAGAAATACGCGAGCGATTAGCAAAACTTGGTTTGAAAATTCCAAACCAAACGATGTCGGGCATTTTACACAATCCGTTTTATTGCGGATTGATGTCACATAATACATTGGAAGGACAAGTTATTCAGGGAACACATCCTGCAATTATTTCTAAGGAATTATTTCTGCAAGTGCATGGTATTATGACGAAGGATCGTTCAGGCGGATACAAATGCAAAAAGGAAAATGAATTCCTTCCGCTTAAAAATTTCCTTCGATGTGATCATTGCGAAAGCAGAATTCCGGGCTATATAGTGAAGAAGAAAAATTTATGGTATTACAAATGCAGAACCAAGGGCTGTTACAATAATGTGAGCGCAAAAATGCTGCATTCCCGCTTCGAAAAAATCCTTTCGTATTTCACGCTTGGAGGCGATCATATGGAACAACTCCTGATGGATCAATTTAAGGGGACGTACCGCAAATTAAACGCGGAAAAAGAGGATTTTTCGAGCCTCCTTAGAACACGCATTGCAGAAGTGCAAGGCAAGTTAGATAGGTTGGAGGAACGCTTCGTTTTGGAGGAGATTTCGGGGGAACAATACACCAAATTTCAGGCAAAATTGAGGGAAGAAAAAGTCGGAATCGAGCAAGAATTACAAAAAGCGGGACAACAAGTGTCGAACCTCGATTTAGCGGTGAAAAATTTATTTAAATATGCTAAAAACCTTAGTGTTTATTGGGGTTCTGCGGCATACTACGAAAAAGTACAAGCGCAATATTGGATGTTTCCTGAAGGAATTTCGTATTCTAAAAAAGATGACAAGTGTCGAACCAAAAAAATAGATTGCGCGATGCTCTACATCGCCCTATTGGCGCAGGATTTGGGGCAAAAAAAAATCGGGATACCTGAATTAAATATCAAGTATCCCGATCTGGTACCCGGGATCGGGGTCGAACCGATATGA
- a CDS encoding ImmA/IrrE family metallo-endopeptidase, which yields MTKVNPEMIVLARESRGLSQRELADRLGISPALLCQLEQSNRSLSDDMVEKLEKELKYPQGFFGQEGEAYLTSTINFRKRLKVPRNLISSIEANIQVYRLNIELLLEKIKVQKQEIPHFDLEKLGSVQEAAKKLRKLWNVHAGAIDNVTALLESKGIITIAFDFGTERVDSRVVLTRSGFPVIIYNKSLLGDRQRFTLAFELGHLVLHSSLVDFGDRDIDHEANLFAAEFLMPANDIRSDFKDGLTIQKLADLKKKWKVSMQALLFRAHDLEDITYNQRTYLLQQFNEMKIRRREPPELDIKIEKPKLLRDMFTKYRNALKVTVNELAELFYMTEEEFMTRYTM from the coding sequence ATGACAAAAGTGAATCCTGAAATGATTGTGTTGGCGCGTGAATCACGCGGGCTTTCACAACGTGAATTGGCTGACCGATTGGGAATTTCCCCGGCTCTTCTTTGTCAATTAGAACAAAGCAATCGATCATTAAGTGATGATATGGTTGAGAAACTGGAGAAGGAATTAAAATATCCTCAAGGTTTTTTCGGACAAGAAGGTGAGGCATATTTAACTTCCACAATTAATTTCCGCAAGCGTTTAAAAGTTCCGCGCAATTTAATTTCTTCTATTGAAGCCAATATCCAGGTTTATCGTTTGAATATCGAACTTCTACTTGAAAAGATAAAAGTTCAGAAGCAAGAAATTCCGCACTTCGATTTGGAGAAGTTGGGTTCGGTGCAGGAAGCTGCGAAAAAACTTCGCAAATTATGGAACGTACACGCAGGCGCGATAGATAATGTAACAGCCCTTTTAGAATCGAAAGGAATTATTACAATCGCTTTTGATTTCGGAACGGAGCGTGTCGATAGTCGCGTTGTACTTACACGCAGCGGGTTTCCTGTAATCATTTACAACAAGTCTTTATTGGGAGATCGTCAGCGATTTACATTGGCTTTTGAATTAGGACATTTGGTTCTCCATTCAAGTTTAGTTGATTTTGGAGATCGCGATATTGACCATGAAGCAAATTTATTTGCTGCCGAGTTTTTGATGCCCGCGAATGATATAAGAAGCGATTTCAAGGATGGCTTGACCATACAGAAACTTGCTGATTTGAAAAAGAAATGGAAAGTATCTATGCAAGCACTTTTGTTTCGTGCGCACGATTTAGAAGACATAACCTATAATCAGCGCACCTACTTGTTGCAACAGTTTAATGAAATGAAAATACGCAGGAGAGAACCGCCTGAACTCGATATTAAAATTGAAAAACCAAAATTGCTCCGCGATATGTTCACCAAATATCGCAACGCACTAAAAGTAACAGTTAACGAATTGGCAGAACTTTTTTATATGACCGAGGAAGAATTTATGACGAGATATACGATGTAG